One region of Scophthalmus maximus strain ysfricsl-2021 chromosome 13, ASM2237912v1, whole genome shotgun sequence genomic DNA includes:
- the lrrc8db gene encoding leucine rich repeat containing 8 VRAC subunit Db isoform X1 — translation MILPGMFSLTEVASLNDIQPTYRILKPWWDVFMDYLGIVMLMLAIFSGTMQFTRDQVVCLPILEPTMEGAGGFLGPRPPETADRFLNKESAIGEQAAPLIAKRPPESIAPTIHFAQPVTFGQPNPTGVSTELDFQQYVFVNQMCYHVALPWYSKYFPYLALIHTIILMVSSNFWFKYPKTSSKIEHFVSILGKCFESPWTTKALSETACEDSEENKQRLAGASSLLKHLSTSSEEGSPNQSAPVLTKSGVTFSAEKLVSEVPSMTILDKKDGEQAKALFEKVRKFRAHVEDSDLIYRLYAIQTVIKTVKFILILCYTMTFVAAIDFNHVCEPEIKHLTGYAKFHCTHNMAFMLKKLLVSYIAIICVYGIICIYTLFWLFRRPLKEYSFEKVREESSFSDIPDVKNDFAFLLHMVDQYDQLYSKRFGVFLSEVSENKLREISLNHEWTYEKLRQHVTRNPQEKLELHLFMLSGVPDAVFDLTDIEILKLELIPEARITAKISQMINLQELHFYHCPAKVEQTAFIFLRDHLRCLHVKFTDVAEIPSWVYLLKGLRELYLVGNLNSENNKMIGLESLRDLRHLKILHLKSNLTKMPTNITDLSPHLIKLVIHNDGTKLLLLNSLKKMMNLGELELQNCLLDRIPHAIFSLTTLQELDLKFNHISTIQEVISFQHLKRLTCLKLWHNNINAIPVSISHVKSLESLYLSHNKLESLPSPLFSLQNLRYLDVSHNSIVVIPLEVGFLPNLQHFAITGNKVEVVPKQLFKCTKLRTLCLGHNSISSIPEKIGQLTQMVHLEVKGNCLDRLPPQLGQCRLLRRGCLIVEDHLFDSLPVEVKESINQESSVSFPNGCKCLSDGR, via the coding sequence GCATGTTCTCCCTCACGGAGGTAGCCTCCCTGAACGACATCCAGCCGACTTATCGAATCCTGAAACCATGGTGGGACGTCTTCATGGATTATCTTGGTATTGTTATGCTGATGTTGGCCATATTTTCTGGAACCATGCAGTTCACTAGAGACCAAGTGGTATGTCTTCCAATTCTGGAACCAaccatggagggggcggggggcttcTTGGGCCCCCGACCACCAGAGACAGCTGATCGTTTCCTGAACAAAGAAAGTGCAATCGGGGAGCAAGCTGCTCCCCTGATTGCTAAGAGGCCTCCCGAAAGCATTGCACCCACAATTCACTTCGCACAGCCAGTGACCTTTGGGCAGCCCAACCCTACAGGTGTCAGCACCGAGCTGGATTTTCAGCAGTATGTTTTTGTCAACCAGATGTGCTACCATGTTGCCCTCCCATGGTATTCCAAATATTTCCCATACCTTGCTCTAATCCACACTATCATTCTAATGGTCAGTAGCAATTTCTGGTTCAAGTATCCGAAGACGAGCTCCAAAATAGAACATTTTGTCTCCATACTCGGAAAATGTTTCGAATCCCCTTGGACCACTAAAGCGCTGTCCGAGACTGCTTGTGAGGACTCGGAGGAGAACAAGCAGAGGCTGGCTGGCGCCTCGTCCCTACTGAAGCATCTGTCCACGAGCAGCGAGGAGGGGAGTCCAAACCAGTCTGCCCCAGTGCTGACTAAATCCGGGGTCACATTTTCTGCTGAAAAGCTCGTGAGTGAAGTCCCCTCTATGACCATACTGGACAAGAAAGATGGCGAGCAGGCGAAGGCCTTGTTCGAAAAAGTACGTAAATTCCGTGCCCACGTGGAAGACAGTGACTTGATTTACAGGCTGTATGCCATTCAGACAGTCATCAAAAcagtcaaattcattttgatcCTCTGCTACACAATGACATTTGTTGCCGCTATTGATTTTAACCATGTGTGTGAGCCTGAAATAAAGCATTTGACTGGATATGCTAAATTCCATTGTACACATAACATGGCTTTCATGTTGAAGAAGCTCCTTGTCAGTTATATTGCTATAATATGTGTTTATGGCATTATCTGTATCTACACACTCTTCTGGCTTTTTCGGCGGCCACTGAAGGAGTACTCCTTTGAAAAagtcagagaggagagcagcttCAGTGACATTCCTGATGTCAAGAATGACTTTGCTTTCCTCCTTCACATGGTTGATCAGTACGACCAGCTGTATTCAAAGCGTTTCGGGGTTTTCCTCTCAGAGGTGAGTGAAAACAAACTTCGAGAGATCAGCCTGAACCATGAGTGGACATATGAGAAGTTGCGGCAGCATGTGACACGCAATCCTCAAGAAAAGCTGGAACTTCATCTTTTTATGCTATCCGGAGTCCCGGATGCTGTGTTTGATCTCACCGATATAGAAATCCTCAAACTAGAATTAATTCCCGAGGCCAGGATAACAGCCAAGATCTCGCAAATGATAAACCTCCAGGAGCTGCACTTCTATCACTGTCCCGCCAAAGTTGAGCAGactgctttcatttttcttcgCGATCACCTCCGGTGCCTTCATGTCAAATTCACAGATGTCGCTGAGATTCCCAGCTGGGTATACTTATTGAAAGGCTTAAGGGAACTGTACTTGGTCGGTAACCTTAactctgaaaacaacaaaatgattgGACTCGAGTCTCTCCGAGACCTCAGGCACTTAAAGATCCTGCATCTCAAAAGCAACCTCACGAAGATGCCAACGAACATAACAGATCTGTCCCCACATTTGATCAAGTTGGTCATTCATAATGACGGTACGAAGCTCCTATTGCTGAATAGtttgaagaaaatgatgaaTCTAGGAGAGTTGGAGCTTCAGAATTGTCTGCTGGATCGAATTCCCCATGCTATCTTCAGTTTGACCACCCTTCAGGAGCTTGATCTCAAATTCAACCACATTAGTACCATCCAGGAGGTCATCAGCTTTCAGCACCTCAAGAGACTGACATGCCTCAAACTTTGGCACAATAACATCAACGCCATTCCGGTGTCCATTAGCCACGTCAAAAGCCTTGAATCACTTTATCTCTCACACAACAAACTTGAGTCTCTGCCCTCTCCACTATTCTCCCTCCAGAATTTGAGGTACCTCGATGTGAGCCATAACTCCATAGTGGTTATACCGCTGGAGGTTGGCTTTCTGCCGAACCTCCAACATTTTGCCATTACGGGCAACAAAGTCGAGGTAGTCCCCAAGCAACTGTTCAAGTGCACCAAACTGAGGACATTGTGTCTCGGCCACAACTCCATCTCGTCCATTCCTGAGAAAATTGGTCAACTCACACAGATGGTGCACCTGGAAGTGAAGGGAAACTGCCTGGACCGTCTGCCGCCCCAGCTCGGCCAGTGCCGCCTCCTCCGCAGGGGCTGCCTGATTGTGGAGGATCACCTCTTTGACTCGCTCCCCGTGGAGGTCAAAGAGAGCATCAACCAGGAATCGAGTGTTTCTTTTCCAAATGGCTGCAAGTGTCTAAGTGACGGGCGGTAG
- the lrrc8db gene encoding leucine rich repeat containing 8 VRAC subunit Db isoform X2 produces MFSLTEVASLNDIQPTYRILKPWWDVFMDYLGIVMLMLAIFSGTMQFTRDQVVCLPILEPTMEGAGGFLGPRPPETADRFLNKESAIGEQAAPLIAKRPPESIAPTIHFAQPVTFGQPNPTGVSTELDFQQYVFVNQMCYHVALPWYSKYFPYLALIHTIILMVSSNFWFKYPKTSSKIEHFVSILGKCFESPWTTKALSETACEDSEENKQRLAGASSLLKHLSTSSEEGSPNQSAPVLTKSGVTFSAEKLVSEVPSMTILDKKDGEQAKALFEKVRKFRAHVEDSDLIYRLYAIQTVIKTVKFILILCYTMTFVAAIDFNHVCEPEIKHLTGYAKFHCTHNMAFMLKKLLVSYIAIICVYGIICIYTLFWLFRRPLKEYSFEKVREESSFSDIPDVKNDFAFLLHMVDQYDQLYSKRFGVFLSEVSENKLREISLNHEWTYEKLRQHVTRNPQEKLELHLFMLSGVPDAVFDLTDIEILKLELIPEARITAKISQMINLQELHFYHCPAKVEQTAFIFLRDHLRCLHVKFTDVAEIPSWVYLLKGLRELYLVGNLNSENNKMIGLESLRDLRHLKILHLKSNLTKMPTNITDLSPHLIKLVIHNDGTKLLLLNSLKKMMNLGELELQNCLLDRIPHAIFSLTTLQELDLKFNHISTIQEVISFQHLKRLTCLKLWHNNINAIPVSISHVKSLESLYLSHNKLESLPSPLFSLQNLRYLDVSHNSIVVIPLEVGFLPNLQHFAITGNKVEVVPKQLFKCTKLRTLCLGHNSISSIPEKIGQLTQMVHLEVKGNCLDRLPPQLGQCRLLRRGCLIVEDHLFDSLPVEVKESINQESSVSFPNGCKCLSDGR; encoded by the coding sequence ATGTTCTCCCTCACGGAGGTAGCCTCCCTGAACGACATCCAGCCGACTTATCGAATCCTGAAACCATGGTGGGACGTCTTCATGGATTATCTTGGTATTGTTATGCTGATGTTGGCCATATTTTCTGGAACCATGCAGTTCACTAGAGACCAAGTGGTATGTCTTCCAATTCTGGAACCAaccatggagggggcggggggcttcTTGGGCCCCCGACCACCAGAGACAGCTGATCGTTTCCTGAACAAAGAAAGTGCAATCGGGGAGCAAGCTGCTCCCCTGATTGCTAAGAGGCCTCCCGAAAGCATTGCACCCACAATTCACTTCGCACAGCCAGTGACCTTTGGGCAGCCCAACCCTACAGGTGTCAGCACCGAGCTGGATTTTCAGCAGTATGTTTTTGTCAACCAGATGTGCTACCATGTTGCCCTCCCATGGTATTCCAAATATTTCCCATACCTTGCTCTAATCCACACTATCATTCTAATGGTCAGTAGCAATTTCTGGTTCAAGTATCCGAAGACGAGCTCCAAAATAGAACATTTTGTCTCCATACTCGGAAAATGTTTCGAATCCCCTTGGACCACTAAAGCGCTGTCCGAGACTGCTTGTGAGGACTCGGAGGAGAACAAGCAGAGGCTGGCTGGCGCCTCGTCCCTACTGAAGCATCTGTCCACGAGCAGCGAGGAGGGGAGTCCAAACCAGTCTGCCCCAGTGCTGACTAAATCCGGGGTCACATTTTCTGCTGAAAAGCTCGTGAGTGAAGTCCCCTCTATGACCATACTGGACAAGAAAGATGGCGAGCAGGCGAAGGCCTTGTTCGAAAAAGTACGTAAATTCCGTGCCCACGTGGAAGACAGTGACTTGATTTACAGGCTGTATGCCATTCAGACAGTCATCAAAAcagtcaaattcattttgatcCTCTGCTACACAATGACATTTGTTGCCGCTATTGATTTTAACCATGTGTGTGAGCCTGAAATAAAGCATTTGACTGGATATGCTAAATTCCATTGTACACATAACATGGCTTTCATGTTGAAGAAGCTCCTTGTCAGTTATATTGCTATAATATGTGTTTATGGCATTATCTGTATCTACACACTCTTCTGGCTTTTTCGGCGGCCACTGAAGGAGTACTCCTTTGAAAAagtcagagaggagagcagcttCAGTGACATTCCTGATGTCAAGAATGACTTTGCTTTCCTCCTTCACATGGTTGATCAGTACGACCAGCTGTATTCAAAGCGTTTCGGGGTTTTCCTCTCAGAGGTGAGTGAAAACAAACTTCGAGAGATCAGCCTGAACCATGAGTGGACATATGAGAAGTTGCGGCAGCATGTGACACGCAATCCTCAAGAAAAGCTGGAACTTCATCTTTTTATGCTATCCGGAGTCCCGGATGCTGTGTTTGATCTCACCGATATAGAAATCCTCAAACTAGAATTAATTCCCGAGGCCAGGATAACAGCCAAGATCTCGCAAATGATAAACCTCCAGGAGCTGCACTTCTATCACTGTCCCGCCAAAGTTGAGCAGactgctttcatttttcttcgCGATCACCTCCGGTGCCTTCATGTCAAATTCACAGATGTCGCTGAGATTCCCAGCTGGGTATACTTATTGAAAGGCTTAAGGGAACTGTACTTGGTCGGTAACCTTAactctgaaaacaacaaaatgattgGACTCGAGTCTCTCCGAGACCTCAGGCACTTAAAGATCCTGCATCTCAAAAGCAACCTCACGAAGATGCCAACGAACATAACAGATCTGTCCCCACATTTGATCAAGTTGGTCATTCATAATGACGGTACGAAGCTCCTATTGCTGAATAGtttgaagaaaatgatgaaTCTAGGAGAGTTGGAGCTTCAGAATTGTCTGCTGGATCGAATTCCCCATGCTATCTTCAGTTTGACCACCCTTCAGGAGCTTGATCTCAAATTCAACCACATTAGTACCATCCAGGAGGTCATCAGCTTTCAGCACCTCAAGAGACTGACATGCCTCAAACTTTGGCACAATAACATCAACGCCATTCCGGTGTCCATTAGCCACGTCAAAAGCCTTGAATCACTTTATCTCTCACACAACAAACTTGAGTCTCTGCCCTCTCCACTATTCTCCCTCCAGAATTTGAGGTACCTCGATGTGAGCCATAACTCCATAGTGGTTATACCGCTGGAGGTTGGCTTTCTGCCGAACCTCCAACATTTTGCCATTACGGGCAACAAAGTCGAGGTAGTCCCCAAGCAACTGTTCAAGTGCACCAAACTGAGGACATTGTGTCTCGGCCACAACTCCATCTCGTCCATTCCTGAGAAAATTGGTCAACTCACACAGATGGTGCACCTGGAAGTGAAGGGAAACTGCCTGGACCGTCTGCCGCCCCAGCTCGGCCAGTGCCGCCTCCTCCGCAGGGGCTGCCTGATTGTGGAGGATCACCTCTTTGACTCGCTCCCCGTGGAGGTCAAAGAGAGCATCAACCAGGAATCGAGTGTTTCTTTTCCAAATGGCTGCAAGTGTCTAAGTGACGGGCGGTAG